Proteins from one Dromiciops gliroides isolate mDroGli1 chromosome 6, mDroGli1.pri, whole genome shotgun sequence genomic window:
- the LOC122732311 gene encoding 60S ribosomal protein L36-like has protein sequence MAICYPMAVGLNKGRKVTKNVSKPRHCRRRGRLTKHTKFVRDMIWEVCGFAPYERRAMELLKVSKDKRALKFIKKRVGTHTRAKRKIEELSNILAAMRKATAKKDQTGPCLPCPSYPINYPIKI, from the coding sequence ATGGCTATCTGCTACCCCATGGCTGTGGGCCTCAACAAGGGCCGCAAAGTTACCAAGAATGTTTCGAAGCCGCGACACTGCCGCCGCCGTGGGCGCCTGACCAAACACACAAAGTTTGTGCGAGATATGATCTGGGAGGTGTGTGGGTTTGCCCCTTATGAGAGGCGAGCCATGGAATTGTTAAAGGTCTCCAAGGATAAGCGAGCCCTAAAGTTCATCAAAAAAAGGGTGGGAACTCACACCCGAGCCAAGAGGAAGATAGAGGAGCTCAGCAACATCCTGGCTGCCATGAGGAAGGCCACTGCCAAGAAGGACCAGACTGGACCCTGCCTGCCTTGCCCCAGTTACCCAATAAATTACCCAATAAAGAtttga